From a region of the Panicum virgatum strain AP13 chromosome 2K, P.virgatum_v5, whole genome shotgun sequence genome:
- the LOC120695655 gene encoding uncharacterized protein LOC120695655 isoform X2, which yields MTPPFRKSRDRSVLPSSSILLRPAFRYQEALHRHLPMLQKERREGNAKQPLCVAWRKSSRGFKGHAGRRFVRGQSWPAQDLLVVTDELDSWVAGDERLLDVLVHCCSYVAGVCFANTWSPGVTASYMISLRPHHFSQICALLLHRSITFECTTSRYANDQLTLGIIFHNLNEFLTDASGAEMP from the exons ATGACGCCACCGTTCCGCAAGAGTCGAGATCGATCTGTCCTCCCATCGTCGTCGATCCTCCTCCGGCCTGCCTTCCGATATCAG GAGGCACTGCATCGCCATCTACCCATGCTGCAGAAGGAGCGAAGGGAAGGCAACGCAAAGCAACCTCTCTGTGTGGCTTGGAGGAAGAGCTCCCGAGGCTTCAAGGGGCACGCAGGGAGAAGGTTCGTGCGGGGGCAGAGCTGGCCAG CTCAAGACCTTCTTGTAGTTACTGATGAGCTGGACAGTTGGGTCGCCGGCGATGAGCGCCTACTAGATGTCCTTGTGCACTGCTGCAGTTATGTTGCGGGTGTGTGCTTCGCCAACACATGGAGCCCTGGAGTCACTGCTAGCTACATGATTTCTTTGCGTCCTCACCATTTCAGCCAGATTTGTGCTCTACTGCTTCATCGTTCCATT ACATTCGAATGTACCACCAGCCGGTATGCCAATGATCAGCTCACACTGGGCATCATCTTCCATAACCTGAATGAATTCCTCACTGATGCCTCCGGTGCTGAG ATGCCATAG
- the LOC120695655 gene encoding uncharacterized protein LOC120695655 isoform X1, whose protein sequence is MTPPFRKSRDRSVLPSSSILLRPAFRYQEALHRHLPMLQKERREGNAKQPLCVAWRKSSRGFKGHAGRRFVRGQSWPAQDLLVVTDELDSWVAGDERLLDVLVHCCSYVAGVCFANTWSPGVTASYMISLRPHHFSQICALLLHRSITFECTTSRYANDQLTLGIIFHNLNEFLTDASGAEVLPVISLAFIYPHECNKSRHHKQYLTVFDATK, encoded by the exons ATGACGCCACCGTTCCGCAAGAGTCGAGATCGATCTGTCCTCCCATCGTCGTCGATCCTCCTCCGGCCTGCCTTCCGATATCAG GAGGCACTGCATCGCCATCTACCCATGCTGCAGAAGGAGCGAAGGGAAGGCAACGCAAAGCAACCTCTCTGTGTGGCTTGGAGGAAGAGCTCCCGAGGCTTCAAGGGGCACGCAGGGAGAAGGTTCGTGCGGGGGCAGAGCTGGCCAG CTCAAGACCTTCTTGTAGTTACTGATGAGCTGGACAGTTGGGTCGCCGGCGATGAGCGCCTACTAGATGTCCTTGTGCACTGCTGCAGTTATGTTGCGGGTGTGTGCTTCGCCAACACATGGAGCCCTGGAGTCACTGCTAGCTACATGATTTCTTTGCGTCCTCACCATTTCAGCCAGATTTGTGCTCTACTGCTTCATCGTTCCATT ACATTCGAATGTACCACCAGCCGGTATGCCAATGATCAGCTCACACTGGGCATCATCTTCCATAACCTGAATGAATTCCTCACTGATGCCTCCGGTGCTGAGGTGTTACCTGTCATCTCCCTTGCTTTTATATATCCTCATGAATGTAATAAAAGTAGGCACCATAAGCAATATTTAACAGTCTTCGATGCTACCAAATGA